Sequence from the Hamadaea flava genome:
GTCAGGTGTCCGGCGATCTCGGTCAGCGCCAGCTCTACGGCGGCGCTCTTCACCTTCTCGCTCTTAGGCCGCGGCGCTTGCGGCGCGGCCGCGCGCTTCCGCGACGAAGGCGCGGGTTCAGATCTGCGTTCGGGGGTCACGGTTCGCGTGGGTCCAGGCTTCTTCCTGGCCTCCGGCGCGGACCCGCCGGGCCGTGCCTCTCGCCGCGCACCATCCGCGGGTCGCGCACGCTCCAGAGCATTCGGTGATACGCCCAGCGCAGCGCCCTGAGTCGGGGGACGGCCCGGGGGGTTGGCCCGCGCCGGCACGTTCGACTGAGCCGGCGGGCCGCCGGCCTGAGCCGGAGGCGCGCTCGCCTGCGCGGGAGGAGCCGAGGTCGATCCTCGCTGGGAGCCTCCCGGTCCGGCCGGCAGTTCCGAACGCCGGAGGACGGAGACCGCCGACGGGTTCGGCGCGTCGGGATCGAAGAGATTGAGGAACGGCGACTCGACATCGCTTGCGGCCCGCGGCGCCGGGGTGGTCGGGCCGGGATCGTTTGCAGGCTCTTCCACGATCTCTCCGGAGAGGACGGTGTCGTCGAGCTCGTCGGTGGTCACGTGATCGACCTCCGGACGACGATACGGCGAGCGACCACGCGTGGTTCGGTGTTCTCGTGCGCGGCTTCGCGGGATCGGCGCCAGTCGGTGAGTGCCGTCCGGATGACCAGGCGAGCCGGCCGATCCGGATCGACATGGCGGAAGATATATGACGTCGAGACCATGGCCAGGGCGATCTCCCACGCCGGGAAGGCGTCGATCGACTGGGTCAGCAGGAAGTGCAGACCCATGTAGAGGGGGACCAGCAGGATGAACAGGCCGTATTGCGCGTAGGGCAGCTGTACCGGGAGGGTGTAGCCGGGCGGGCCGAGGTAGACCAGGCGGGCCCGGTAGATGTCATCGTCGGTGCGCAGCCTCATCGTGCCGGGTCACCCGAAGATGAGGTTGACGAGGTATTCGCCGAAGAAGAAGAAGGCGCCGGCGCCGGCGATGAACAACAGGCCGACGATCGCGATCGCCGAGCTCGTCATCACTTTGGACATCTCGCCCTTGCCGGCCCGGCCGATGAAGATCACGCCGAGCGCCGCCAGCAGGATGGGCACGATGTTCTTGACGAAGAACCCGAGGACCTTGTCGGTGTTGACGCCTTGGCCGCCGGGGCTCGGCGACGGAGCCAGCTCCATCATGGAGCTGACGTGTTGCATCGCCGCGTGGGCGAGCCCTGTGGCGATCATCGTGCGTCCCTCCCCGATGCGAGTCACTGGCCGGTCGGTTCAGCTTTTCAGCCGTAGACCGGTTGAGCACGGACCCTGTGTGCGGGGACCGGCGTGTCTCGCAATTTTGTCCATTTTTGCACCTCACCGCGAGGTTCAATAGGGAAGCGTACGGGGCTCTCCGGTCGCTTACAAGCGTGTGCCCGGCTCTCGCCGTGGCCAGTTCGTGCGCCCGAGTAGGGTGAGGTCGTGCTGCCGATCGACCGCAAATGGTCACCGCCCGTGGTCATGGGTGTCCTCAACGTGACGCCCGATTCCTTTTCGGATGGCGGTCGCTACGAGAATTTCGACGCCGCCGTCGAACACGGTTCGTCCCTCGTCCGTGACGGAGCGCTGATCATCGATGTAGGGGGAGAGTCGACCCGACCGGGGGCGGCGCGGATCGACGCGGAGACGGAAATCGGTCGAGTCGTCCCCGTGATCCGCGCGCTTTCGGCACAAAATGTGCCAACGAGCATCGACACCACGCGGGCAGCGGTCGCGGCGGCGGCGTTGTCCGCCGGGGCGAGCGTCGTGAACGACGTCTCAGGTGGACTCGCCGATCCCGCGATGGCGAAAGTGATCGCCGACGCGGGCTGCCCCTACGTGATCATGCACTGGCGGGGCCACTCCGAGCGGATGCAGGACCTCGCCGTCTACTCCGATGTGGTCGCCGAGGTATGCGCTGAGCTGCGCGAACGCGTCGACGAGGCGACTGCGGCCGGCGTACGCCCGGAGCAGATCATCCTCGATCCCGGGCTCGGCTTCGCCAAACGCCCCGAGCACAACTGGGCGCTGACCCGGGGCCTGCCGGCGCTGCTGGAACTGGGGTTCCCGGTGCTGTTCGGGGCCAGCCGCAAGAGTTACCTCGGCACGCTGCTGGCGATGCCGGACGGCACGCCGCGTCCGGTCGACGAGCGGGAGGCGGCCACCCTGGCGTCCAGTGTGCTCGCGGTCGCCGCCGGCGTGTGGGGCGTACGCGTCCATGAGGTGCGCGCGACCGTCGACGCGCTCGCGGTCTGGCGGGCGTCCGGGGAGCCCCGGCTGACCTGGAGCGCCCCGTGATCGAACTGACCGGGCTGCGAGTCTTCGGCCGTCACGGCGTCTTCGACTTCGAACGAGAACAGGGCCAGGAGTTCGTCGTCGACGTACGCCTGGAGCTGGACCTGACCAAGGCGGCGGCCAGCGACGACGTGGCCGACACCGTCCACTATGGCGAACTCGCCGACGCGCTCGTGGCGATCGTCGGCGGCGAGCCGGTGAACCTGATCGAGACGCTGGCGAGCCGGCTGCTGGACGCCTGCCTGGTGGACGAGCGGGTCACCGCCGCGACCGTCACCGTCCATAAGCCGCAGGCCCCGATCCCGCACGCGTTCGCCGATGTCAGCGTCACCCTGAGCGGACGGCGTACCGAGCGGTGATCACGGTCGTGCTCAGCCTGGGCAGCAACCTGGGCGATCGGGAGGAACACCTGCGCCAGGCCGTACGCGCGCTGGGCGACAGTCTGCTGCTCGTCAGCGGGGTCTACGAGACGCCGCCCTGGGGCGACGCCGACCAGCCCGCGTACCTCAACGCGGTGGCGCTCGTCGGGGAGGCCGGTCGCGGCGTCGACGAATGGCTGTCGGTGGCGCAGCAGCTGGAGCGGGATGCCCATCGGGAACGTGACCCGAGCCGTCGCTTCGGCCCGCGTACCCTTGATGTCGATTTGATCACCGCGACCACCGCGGCGGGTGAGCCGGTCCTGAGCGACCGACCCGAGCTGATTCTTCCGCATCCACGCGCCCACCTGCGGGCCTTCGTGCTGCGGCCGTGGCTGGAGATCCAGCCGTACGCGAGCCTGCCCGGTCACGGGTGGGTCTATGACCTGATCCGCGCCGAGCCGGTGGCGTCCGACGTGCTGGCGATGACGGCGAGGCCCGAGATCTCGCTAGAGTCGTAGCGGACGGAAGGGGACCGGCATGACCGAGCCGAAGCCATCGCTGCGGCCGACCAACCCGGCGACGTTGATCGTGGCCGGCCTGCTCTCGGCTGCGACGGCCTGGTTCGTGATCAGTACCTGGTACGGGGAGATGCCGGCGCTGCCCTGGATCCCCGCGGTGACGCTGGCGCTGCTGGCGTTGTTCGAGGCGGTCCTGGCGAACAACACCCGGGCCCGGATCGCCCGTAAGCCGGGCCGCCCGCCGGTGGAGCCGCTGCTGGTCGCGCGCTACGTCGTGCTGGCCAAGGCGTCCTCGCTGGCCGGATCGATCTTCGCGGGGTTCACCGGCGGACTGCTGATCTGGCTGCTCATGGAGCGTGGCCGGTTGGCGGCGGCGCAGCACGACCTGCCGCCGGCGATCGGGGCGTTCGTGGCCTCGCTGATGCTCATCGCGGCCGCGCTGTGGCTGGAGCACTCCTGCCGCGTGCCGAAGCAGCCCGACGACAAGGACGAGCACAACGGGGAGAACGGCCGTAACGGCGAGACCGGACGGCGCACTCCCGCCTGATCCACCGTTCGGCCCGCCGAGCGACCCACTCGGGGTATGGCGACGCAGCGCTCCCAGCTCTCTTCGATCGGGAATCGGACGCGGTCGAGGGGCTTTTGCGAACGGCGCTCACCCGGTAGGTTCGCAGCCTGTGGCGGCCCGCACTCCACGGCCGCCTGCGGTCATGACGGCCGCTCGACGGCTGCCCCCGCGGCCGGACCCGATGGAGGCGGCTCCCGATGCCTTACGACGACGGCGACAACACGCGATTTCGCGGCGAGCCGGGATTCCGCGAGGAGCCCGATTTCCGCACGTCGACGTCGACCGGCTCGATCCCGCCGGTGCGGGCCTCCTCCGGACCCCTGGACGACATCTTCGACGACCCGACGCACGGCGACCCCGGTCGTGACCGCATGGCGGTGCACTTCGCCTGGGAGGCGATCCTGCTCATCGGGGCCGGCGTCCTCGGCTTCCTGATCTACAGCCAGCACAAGTCGGCGGTGACCGGGCAGAACCTGCGGGAACTCGTCGTCTTCGCGGCCGCCCTCGGCCTGCTGGCGTTCGGCGCCGCGGCCTCCTTGCGCGCGGCCGCCCCGAACCTGGCCATCGGGCCCGTGGCGGTCGCGGCGGCGATGTCGTTCGCGGAGCAGGGCAACGCCGGCGTGAGCGCGGCCGGGCCGAAGATCGTGGGCCTCGCAGCCCTGGTCGGGTTGGTGATCGCGGTCCTCGTGGTCGGCTTCCAGGTGCCGGGCTGGGCGGCGAGCCTCGCGGGCGCGCTCGTGGTGATCGTCTGGATCCAGAAGCACGCCGCGCCGATCACGGTCGCGGGCGAGTTCGACCCGACCGACCGGTCCTGGTACTACTTCGGCGGCTTCGCGGCCGCGTCCATCCTCGGCGCCGCCCTGTGCGCGATCCGGCCGTTACGCCGCGGCGTCGGCCGCTTCCGCCCGGTCGGCGACCCCGCGGCCCGCCGCGGATTCTTCGCCGCCCTGGTCACTGGGGTCGCGGTCGTCAGCTCGACGGTGCTGGCCGCCGTGGCCGGCATCCTCATCGCCGGCCTGAACAGCAGCGTCCAGCCGGACCTCGGGATGGAATGGACCGGCCTCGCGATCGGCGTCGCACTGGTCGGCGGGGTGAGCGCCTTCGGCCGGCGGGGTGGCGTCTTCGGCACCGTCCTCGCGACCATCGTGGTCTCGCTGGTCATCCGGTTCGGCGAGGCGGCCGACTGGCGGCTCTCGCCGTACGCCGTCGCCGCGGTCACCATCGCGGCCGGACTCGTCGTCACCCGGCTCGTCGAGACGTTCGGCAAGCCGCTGCTGACCCCGGACGAGGAGACGTGGACTTCGGAGTCCACCTCGACCTGGACCGGTGGCACCAGCTGGGGCGGCGCGGACACAGGATCATGGTCGGCGTCATTGCCGACGCAGCCGACGGTCAACCGGCCCGACCCGTGGCAGGACGACCGCTGGGGCGCCGGCCGCTGACCCCCTATCCCCGCGCGGATGGGTGCGGGTTTGCTGCGGATCACGGTTACGCATGATTCCCGAGCCCAAGATCGCATGCATATCCCTGATCTGCCGCCAACGCGAAGGCGGCGGCGTGCGGACGGGGGCGACCTGGGGGTGAGTAGGCTCAGCGCATGACGGAGTCGGGCCTGCGCGAGCTGACGGTCGGCACGGGGACCGGGATCGAGACCGAGGACATGGTCCTCAACATCGGCCCGCAACACCCCTCGACGCACGGTGTGCTGCGGCTCAAGCTCACGGTGGACGGCGAACGCGTCGTCACCGCCGAGCCGATCATCGGCTACATGCATCGCGGGGCCGAGAAGCTCTTCGAGGTACGCGACTACCGGCAGATCATCGTGTTGGCGAACCGGCATGACTGGCTCAGCGCGTTCTCCAACGAACTCGGGGTGGTCCTCGCGGTCGAGCGGCTCATGGGCATCGAGGTCCCGGAGCGGGCGATCTGGCTGCGGATGGCGCTGGCCGAGCTGAATCGGGTGCTCAGCCACCTGATGTTCCTCGGGTCGTATCCGCTGGAGTTGGGCGCGATCAGTCCGGTCTTCTACGCCTTCCGCGAGCGGGAGGTCCTCCAGGTCGTCATGGAGGAGGTCTCCGGCGGCCGCATGCACTACATGTTCAACCGCGTCGGCGGGGTGAAGGAGGAGGTCCCGGCGGGCTGGTCCCGGCGGGCGCGGCAGGCGATCGACGACGTCCGCCGTCGCATGCCCGACCTCGACAACTTGATCCGCAAGAACGAGATCTTCATGGCGCGTACGGTCGGCGTGGGGGTGCTCAGCGCTGAGCAGGCGGCGGCGTACGGGGCGTCCGGGCCGGTCGGCCGGGCCAGTGGACTGGACTTCGACCTGCGGCGTGACGACCCCTATCTCGCGTACGACCAGCTGGACGTGCCGGTCGTGACGCGTACGACGGGGGACTGCCACGCCCGGTTCGAGGTGCTGCTGGATCAGGTCTACGTCTCGCTCGACCTGGCCGAGCAGTGCCTGGATCGGCTGGACCGCACGTCCGGTCCGGTCAACGTGCGGCTGCCCAAGGTGGTGAAGGCTCCCGAGGGCCACACGTACGCCTGGACGGAGAACCCGCTCGGAGTCAACGGCTACTACCTGGTCTCCCACGGGGAGAAGACGCCGTGGCGGTTGAAGCTGCGGACCGCCTCGTACGCCAATGTCCAGGCGCTGTCGACGTTGTTGCCCGGCTGCCTGATTCCGGACCTGGTGGCGATCCTCGGCTCGATGTTCTTCGTCGTCGGCGACATCGACAAGTAGGGCCGCCGAGCAGCGACACCTAGGAACTCAGTAGTCGTCGGCGTACCGGCGGCGCCGGGGTTCCTGCTCCCGAGCCGGCCACTGGTTCAGCCACTCCGCGACCGACGGTTCGTCGTTCTGGGCGGGCAGCGCCCGCGGTCCTCGCTGGTCGTTCCAGCGGTCGCCGTCCCAGGAGTCGGAGCGGCCCGCCCGCGGTTCGTCCCGGTGAACGGGCTCGTCACGCCGAACGGGCTCGTCACGCCGAACGGGTCCGTCACGCCGAACCGGCTCGTCGCGGCGGATGGCCGCCCAGCGGTCCTCGATCCGCATCTCGGAGCCGTTCTCGTCGGAGTGCATCGAGGCCCGGCGCTCGCCCATGCGCAGTTCAGCGCCCCGGTCGTCGTTGCGGACGGCGGCCCACCGGTCGCCGGCCTGTACGCGGGACCAGTCGGCCTCGACGGGAGCCGCTTCGTGACGTCGCTGGCCCGCACTGGGACCGGACTGGTCCTGCATCGCCTGTCGGCTCCACCGGTCGCGGGGGTTGTCCTCATGTGACAGCAGCGGCTCACGCGGCGGCGCCGGGGGCGACGTCGGCTCGGCGAGCCGGTTGCGCAGCTGCTGCTCGGTCCAGGACTCGCCGTACTCGTCCGGGTAGGCAGGCCGAGCCGGTTGCGCCGGGTACGCCCCGGCCGAGGCGTACCCGGGCCAGCGCTCGTCGTCCTCGGCGCGACGACGGCCACCGGATCGCGCGGGCGGGGCCTGCTGGGCGTCGGCCCAGGCCGGTGCCGGCGGAGTGGCCCGCCCGGCGTGCGGCTGCTCCTCGGCGTGCGGATCGATGTGCGGGTCGACGATCGTGGACCGGGTGGTGACCTGCACGGTCTCGGTATGCCGGACGACGCCGGCCGGGACCGAACCGCTCACGGTGCCCGGACGTGGGGACGCCGGATGGGGCGACGGCGACTGGGCCGAACCACGGGCCAGCTCGCCGCGCATCGCCTCGACCTGCGCGCGGAGCTGGTCGACGGTTTCCTGCAGGTGCTGGAACCGCTCGGCGAAGGCCCGATGTGTCGCCCGCGCCGCGGTGGTGATGTCGTTGCGGACGTCCTCGCGCACCACGTCGATCTCGTCGTAGATGGTGTCCTCGAGTTCGACCTTCACCGAGTCCGGCGCCGGGCGCAGCACGATCGCCAGTCCGATCAGGACGACGGCGAGCAGCGCGAGGCCGATGGCGGCCCGCAGCGAACGGTCGCCACTGCCGATCAGCAGGGCCAACGCGGCGAGCGGTGCGACACCCACCCCGGCCCAGAGCAGGCCGGTGGGCAGCTTGACGTTCTGCCGTTCGGGGGACTCGGAGGAGGCCGGCATGGCAGGTCAGCCTACCGACAGGGGCGGCGAATGTCACTGCCGGCAGGTCGCGTCGCCGCCCGGAATCCGGACTTTGTCAGCTTTCGGGGGACATCAGGTAGTCGATGAAGCGCGCCCGGATGAGCGGTTCGAGATCGCCGTAGTCGTGGCCCTTCAGCTCGCGCCACATGTTGTAGTAGTCGTCGATCTGCGGGCCGATGTCGCCCAGCGAGTCGTCGCCCTGCTCCGCGTCGCCGGCCGACGGGAGGTGCTGCGCGAGGTCCACGAAGAAGCCGAGGTCGCGCCGTTCCTGGGCCAAGTCGAAGGCCCGGTCGCGCAGCTCTTCGGTGGTCAGCGCGTCCAACTCTGCGAAAGTCGCCATGGTGTCCACTCTATGGTCACCGTCTGAACGGCCCACCAGTGATCTCCCAAACCGCCCTCGGCCAGGAG
This genomic interval carries:
- the folP gene encoding dihydropteroate synthase; translation: MGVLNVTPDSFSDGGRYENFDAAVEHGSSLVRDGALIIDVGGESTRPGAARIDAETEIGRVVPVIRALSAQNVPTSIDTTRAAVAAAALSAGASVVNDVSGGLADPAMAKVIADAGCPYVIMHWRGHSERMQDLAVYSDVVAEVCAELRERVDEATAAGVRPEQIILDPGLGFAKRPEHNWALTRGLPALLELGFPVLFGASRKSYLGTLLAMPDGTPRPVDEREAATLASSVLAVAAGVWGVRVHEVRATVDALAVWRASGEPRLTWSAP
- the folB gene encoding dihydroneopterin aldolase; this translates as MIELTGLRVFGRHGVFDFEREQGQEFVVDVRLELDLTKAAASDDVADTVHYGELADALVAIVGGEPVNLIETLASRLLDACLVDERVTAATVTVHKPQAPIPHAFADVSVTLSGRRTER
- the folK gene encoding 2-amino-4-hydroxy-6-hydroxymethyldihydropteridine diphosphokinase, whose translation is MITVVLSLGSNLGDREEHLRQAVRALGDSLLLVSGVYETPPWGDADQPAYLNAVALVGEAGRGVDEWLSVAQQLERDAHRERDPSRRFGPRTLDVDLITATTAAGEPVLSDRPELILPHPRAHLRAFVLRPWLEIQPYASLPGHGWVYDLIRAEPVASDVLAMTARPEISLES
- a CDS encoding DUF3180 domain-containing protein; the encoded protein is MTEPKPSLRPTNPATLIVAGLLSAATAWFVISTWYGEMPALPWIPAVTLALLALFEAVLANNTRARIARKPGRPPVEPLLVARYVVLAKASSLAGSIFAGFTGGLLIWLLMERGRLAAAQHDLPPAIGAFVASLMLIAAALWLEHSCRVPKQPDDKDEHNGENGRNGETGRRTPA
- a CDS encoding ABC transporter permease translates to MPYDDGDNTRFRGEPGFREEPDFRTSTSTGSIPPVRASSGPLDDIFDDPTHGDPGRDRMAVHFAWEAILLIGAGVLGFLIYSQHKSAVTGQNLRELVVFAAALGLLAFGAAASLRAAAPNLAIGPVAVAAAMSFAEQGNAGVSAAGPKIVGLAALVGLVIAVLVVGFQVPGWAASLAGALVVIVWIQKHAAPITVAGEFDPTDRSWYYFGGFAAASILGAALCAIRPLRRGVGRFRPVGDPAARRGFFAALVTGVAVVSSTVLAAVAGILIAGLNSSVQPDLGMEWTGLAIGVALVGGVSAFGRRGGVFGTVLATIVVSLVIRFGEAADWRLSPYAVAAVTIAAGLVVTRLVETFGKPLLTPDEETWTSESTSTWTGGTSWGGADTGSWSASLPTQPTVNRPDPWQDDRWGAGR
- a CDS encoding NADH-quinone oxidoreductase subunit D, encoding MTESGLRELTVGTGTGIETEDMVLNIGPQHPSTHGVLRLKLTVDGERVVTAEPIIGYMHRGAEKLFEVRDYRQIIVLANRHDWLSAFSNELGVVLAVERLMGIEVPERAIWLRMALAELNRVLSHLMFLGSYPLELGAISPVFYAFREREVLQVVMEEVSGGRMHYMFNRVGGVKEEVPAGWSRRARQAIDDVRRRMPDLDNLIRKNEIFMARTVGVGVLSAEQAAAYGASGPVGRASGLDFDLRRDDPYLAYDQLDVPVVTRTTGDCHARFEVLLDQVYVSLDLAEQCLDRLDRTSGPVNVRLPKVVKAPEGHTYAWTENPLGVNGYYLVSHGEKTPWRLKLRTASYANVQALSTLLPGCLIPDLVAILGSMFFVVGDIDK